The following proteins come from a genomic window of Streptococcus oralis:
- a CDS encoding QueT transporter family protein, producing MKKLTVRDMADIAIVAAIYVVLTITPPLNAISYGAYQFRISEMMNFLAFYNPKYIIGVTIGCMIANFFSFGLIDVFVGGGSTLVFLSLGVWLFSKYKKDYLFNGLIRKDHFFFSILFSISMITIAAELYIVAEAPFFLTWFSTGIGEFASLIVGAILIGKLGQRIDLTK from the coding sequence ATGAAAAAATTAACTGTTCGTGATATGGCAGATATTGCTATCGTTGCTGCTATCTATGTGGTTTTGACCATTACCCCACCGTTGAATGCCATTAGCTACGGTGCTTACCAGTTCCGTATTTCTGAGATGATGAATTTCTTGGCCTTCTACAACCCTAAATACATCATCGGTGTGACGATTGGTTGTATGATTGCTAATTTCTTTAGCTTTGGTCTAATAGATGTCTTTGTCGGCGGGGGATCTACCCTAGTTTTCCTTAGTCTAGGTGTATGGCTATTTAGCAAGTACAAGAAAGACTATCTGTTCAATGGTTTGATTCGAAAAGATCATTTCTTCTTTTCAATCCTGTTCTCCATTTCAATGATTACCATTGCAGCGGAACTCTATATTGTCGCAGAAGCTCCATTCTTCTTGACATGGTTTTCTACTGGAATTGGAGAGTTTGCATCACTTATCGTTGGTGCAATCTTAATCGGAAAACTAGGACAGCGAATCGACCTTACAAAATAA
- the pepT gene encoding peptidase T, whose amino-acid sequence MTYPNLLDRFLTYVKVNTRSDEHSTTTPSTQSQVDFATNVLIPEMKRVGLQNVYYLPNGFAIGTLPANDPSLTRKIGFISHMDTADFNAEGVNPQVIENYDGGSIDLGDSGFKLDPADFKSLEKYPGQTLITTDGTTLLGADDKSGIAEIMTAIEYLTDHPEIKHCEIRVGFGPDEEIGVGADKFDAEDFDVDFAYTVDGGPLGELQYETFSAAAAELHFQGRNVHPGTAKGQMVNALQLAIDFHNQLPENDRPELTDGYQGFYHLMDVSGSVEEACASYIIRDFEKDAFEARKATMQSIADKMNQELGNDRVTLTLTDQYYNMKEVIEKDMTPVTIAKAVMEDLGITTIIEPIRGGTDGSKISFMGIPTPNIFAGGENMHGRFEYVSLQTMERAVDTIIGIVAYKD is encoded by the coding sequence ATGACTTATCCCAACCTTTTAGATCGTTTCTTGACCTACGTTAAGGTCAATACGCGTTCTGATGAACACTCTACTACTACTCCAAGTACGCAAAGCCAGGTAGATTTTGCGACCAATGTTCTTATTCCTGAAATGAAACGTGTCGGTCTGCAAAATGTTTACTACCTCCCAAATGGTTTCGCCATTGGTACCTTACCAGCTAATGATCCTAGCTTGACACGCAAAATCGGGTTCATCTCCCACATGGATACAGCTGACTTTAATGCTGAGGGTGTTAATCCGCAAGTCATCGAAAATTACGATGGTGGATCTATCGACTTAGGTGATTCTGGTTTTAAACTCGATCCAGCTGACTTCAAGAGTCTTGAGAAATATCCAGGCCAAACGCTTATCACAACAGATGGCACGACCTTGCTGGGTGCTGATGACAAGTCAGGGATTGCTGAAATTATGACTGCTATTGAATATCTGACTGATCATCCCGAAATCAAACACTGTGAGATTCGTGTTGGTTTTGGACCAGATGAAGAAATCGGTGTCGGTGCTGACAAGTTTGATGCAGAAGATTTTGACGTTGACTTTGCCTATACTGTTGATGGTGGCCCACTAGGGGAGCTTCAGTACGAGACTTTCTCAGCAGCTGCTGCTGAACTCCATTTCCAAGGCCGCAATGTCCACCCTGGTACTGCTAAAGGTCAAATGGTCAATGCTCTTCAGCTAGCAATTGATTTTCATAATCAACTTCCAGAGAATGACCGACCTGAACTGACAGATGGTTACCAAGGTTTCTATCATCTTATGGATGTATCAGGTAGTGTCGAGGAGGCATGTGCAAGCTATATCATTCGTGATTTTGAAAAGGATGCCTTTGAAGCACGTAAAGCAACTATGCAGTCTATCGCTGACAAGATGAATCAAGAACTTGGGAATGACCGCGTTACACTCACTCTCACTGACCAGTATTACAATATGAAAGAAGTCATCGAGAAAGACATGACTCCCGTTACCATTGCTAAAGCTGTTATGGAAGATTTAGGTATCACAACTATTATCGAACCAATTCGTGGTGGAACAGATGGCTCTAAGATTTCCTTTATGGGAATTCCAACTCCAAATATCTTTGCCGGTGGTGAAAACATGCATGGACGTTTTGAATACGTCAGCCTTCAGACTATGGAGCGTGCGGTGGATACCATCATTGGTATTGTAGCTTATAAAGACTAA
- the hemH gene encoding ferrochelatase, which yields MKKAILMMTFGSPEEITFESVADFFTNIRRGVRPKDHEIQTLYDNYVRIGGTPLQRITREEVNLVKERLGEEYGIYFANKFSRPFIPDVIKQMEADGVEECICLILEPHYSFYSVMGYEKFLESQQIRFLVIKDWYKQQSLLNFWTDEISKILRNDVGEESFKVIFSAHSVPIFALDFGDPYIDQIFDNSKLIAEQLSLTADQYTNTWQSESDIGIPWIKPDVLEYLREQKQHPEHYIFVPISFISEHIEVLFDNDVECYELCQELGVTYHRPAMPNTDSRLIDALVDTVRANEQKEFKEFLPEEETFDELAPSATTKDIMEETDDLQMPEFVKKLIEKKGRENVKMPYLIKKMLEKAGKLPKD from the coding sequence ATGAAAAAAGCAATTTTAATGATGACATTCGGTTCGCCAGAAGAGATTACCTTTGAGAGTGTGGCGGATTTTTTTACCAACATTCGTCGTGGAGTTAGACCCAAGGATCACGAGATTCAGACTCTTTATGACAATTATGTTCGTATAGGTGGTACGCCCCTGCAGAGGATTACACGTGAGGAGGTCAATTTAGTCAAGGAACGTTTAGGAGAAGAGTATGGCATCTACTTTGCCAACAAATTTTCTCGGCCCTTTATCCCTGATGTGATCAAGCAGATGGAGGCTGATGGTGTTGAAGAATGTATTTGTTTGATTTTAGAACCCCATTATTCCTTCTACTCGGTTATGGGGTATGAAAAGTTTCTGGAGAGCCAGCAGATTCGGTTTTTAGTCATTAAGGATTGGTATAAGCAACAGTCTTTGCTGAACTTTTGGACAGATGAGATTAGCAAAATTTTACGAAACGATGTGGGAGAAGAGTCCTTTAAGGTGATCTTTTCAGCCCATAGTGTTCCAATTTTTGCCTTAGACTTTGGAGATCCTTATATCGATCAGATTTTTGATAATAGCAAGTTGATAGCAGAGCAACTCAGTCTAACCGCAGATCAGTATACCAATACTTGGCAGAGCGAAAGTGATATAGGGATTCCTTGGATCAAGCCAGATGTACTCGAGTATTTGAGAGAACAGAAACAACATCCAGAGCATTATATTTTTGTACCAATTAGCTTTATCAGTGAGCATATTGAAGTTCTTTTTGATAACGATGTAGAATGTTATGAATTATGTCAAGAATTAGGTGTCACCTACCATCGACCAGCTATGCCAAACACAGACTCTCGTTTAATTGATGCTTTAGTTGATACTGTAAGGGCCAACGAACAAAAAGAATTTAAGGAATTTCTCCCAGAAGAAGAAACCTTTGACGAATTAGCGCCTTCAGCAACCACCAAGGATATTATGGAAGAAACAGATGACCTTCAGATGCCAGAATTTGTGAAAAAACTGATTGAGAAAAAAGGTCGTGAAAATGTGAAGATGCCTTACTTGATTAAGAAAATGCTAGAAAAGGCTGGTAAGTTGCCGAAAGACTAA
- a CDS encoding GtrA family protein: MKKLIKDFFDNEILSYLFFGGATTLVSILSRLVIYHISHQEILATVLANIIGILFAFITNDTFVFKQKRKNWPTRLAKFFLARLSTLGLDILLTYIFVTSFPDIIGQFVNNQLDQVNAIETLIAQVLIIILNYIFSKVYVFYK; this comes from the coding sequence ATGAAAAAACTAATAAAAGATTTCTTTGATAACGAGATTCTCTCCTACCTATTTTTTGGTGGTGCTACTACTCTTGTTTCTATTTTATCACGTTTGGTTATTTACCATATCAGCCACCAGGAAATCCTCGCAACTGTCCTCGCTAATATTATCGGGATTCTTTTTGCCTTTATCACTAACGATACATTTGTTTTTAAACAAAAAAGAAAGAATTGGCCGACTCGTCTTGCTAAGTTTTTCTTAGCTCGTCTTTCAACACTTGGTCTTGACATCCTTTTAACTTATATCTTTGTTACATCTTTTCCCGATATTATCGGGCAATTTGTCAACAATCAACTAGATCAGGTTAATGCCATCGAAACGCTAATTGCGCAGGTTTTGATTATCATTCTTAACTATATTTTTAGTAAAGTATACGTTTTTTATAAATGA
- the mscL gene encoding large conductance mechanosensitive channel protein MscL yields the protein MLKDLKEFLLRGNVVDLAVGVIIASAFGAIVTSLVNDIITPLILNPALKAANVERIAELSWNGVGYGSFLSAVINFLVIGTVLFFVIKAVEKAQNLTKKEEPAEDTPAAPTELEVLQEIKALLEKK from the coding sequence ATGTTAAAAGATCTTAAAGAATTTTTGCTTCGTGGCAATGTCGTTGATCTCGCTGTCGGTGTGATCATCGCCTCTGCTTTTGGTGCTATTGTTACTTCACTTGTAAATGATATCATCACTCCACTTATCTTGAACCCAGCTTTGAAAGCGGCGAACGTTGAACGCATCGCTGAACTTTCATGGAATGGCGTTGGATATGGTAGCTTCTTGAGTGCTGTTATCAACTTCTTAGTGATTGGTACTGTTCTTTTCTTCGTTATCAAAGCTGTTGAAAAAGCTCAGAACCTTACTAAGAAAGAAGAGCCAGCTGAGGATACACCCGCTGCTCCAACTGAACTTGAAGTTCTTCAAGAAATCAAAGCTCTTCTTGAGAAAAAATAA
- a CDS encoding pneumococcal-type histidine triad protein: MKIKKKYLAAGSALVFSLSLCIYALNQHQVEGNKDNNRVSYVDGKQDSQKTETQTPDQVSKKEDIQAEQIVVKITDQGYVTSHGDHFHYYNGKVPFDAIFSEELLMKDANYQLKDADIVNEIKGGYIIKVDGKYYVYLKDAAHADNVRTKDEIERQKQGHTHDAPTSNSAVTLARSQGRYTTDDGYIFNPSDIIEDTGDAYIVPHGGHYHYIPKSSLSASELAAAQAYLSGTRKQPSVTDYRPSQNGTSQTTNPSQQTETPSNTEESLQNLLKQLYALPSNQRYAESDGLIFDPAKISSRTPSGVAIPHGNHYHFIPYTKLSALEEKIARMIPLSSDSGKPTPLENPSKPAEHPAQSDHHHDQDGDHGSQDTNHEDHDHDREEHDHHHGEEHDHGFAADRVISEDEQGFVVSHGDHAHYFFKKDLTAAQIKTAQDHLKENHQSEPVQPLAKTVESFSRDASDEEKIKYISQTYGVPLEAIRISNGFFVFGNPDQAYDPTHIHPYAVRKEHVRIPLQTGNPELDFLNELYTTALRDGVSPYSLQVESGSFVIPHGDHNHYIKVQTKGYEVALKNKIPALQSTYQPGAFDEQTVLSKVDQLLADSRSLYKDQPIMQRRVELALGQFTENMKKLATNSTAGYLAALDLFDKQYIHVDQSVAPVETSPLDKKYQALVDKINTLDTDTYGLSKKDLLVHLQEAKLAQDETELAAIEAKLQALQDFRDRTGVTTVEYIKYFYEHVSDGRLREELRNRVAKLTWELYQSQSFLKATDLNKLFPTIYQTKLEVEEALKEEPVSTKAGKTILDTEKVDSQTAKTAIYEFLKELYGDFMPEERVSHVKKEEVDALLTKVAQLLARVKEDGVKQSLAEEAANIKAATEKENADLDEAKTQLEDLLNRIAATIQREEKEAEKDPQTVIIYQKLYNVLLSLHKYLEDNKGSDADFERVDALFDQLAAKSSDKEGLLTLAKEIIRLNQELRSKASETDSQSKSEKDSETVASQPTEKQAQSESELSAQ, translated from the coding sequence ATGAAAATTAAGAAAAAGTATCTTGCAGCGGGATCGGCTTTAGTCTTTTCCCTAAGTCTGTGCATCTATGCACTGAACCAACACCAAGTAGAAGGAAACAAAGATAATAACCGAGTGTCTTATGTCGATGGGAAACAAGACTCTCAAAAAACAGAGACTCAGACACCAGATCAAGTTAGCAAAAAAGAAGATATTCAGGCAGAACAAATTGTCGTGAAAATTACCGACCAAGGTTATGTGACATCACACGGTGATCATTTCCATTATTACAATGGTAAAGTTCCTTTTGATGCGATTTTCAGTGAAGAACTGTTGATGAAAGATGCCAATTATCAACTCAAAGACGCTGATATTGTCAATGAAATCAAAGGTGGCTACATTATCAAGGTTGATGGTAAGTATTATGTTTACCTTAAGGATGCGGCACATGCAGATAATGTTCGTACGAAGGACGAAATTGAACGCCAAAAACAAGGTCATACACACGATGCACCAACTTCTAACAGTGCAGTGACACTTGCACGATCACAAGGACGTTATACTACCGATGATGGATACATCTTTAATCCATCTGATATTATAGAGGATACTGGTGATGCTTATATCGTTCCTCATGGTGGACATTACCACTACATTCCCAAAAGTTCCTTGTCTGCTAGCGAATTGGCTGCTGCTCAAGCCTATCTCTCTGGAACTAGAAAACAACCGAGTGTGACTGACTATCGTCCAAGTCAAAATGGAACTAGTCAAACCACTAATCCTAGTCAACAAACTGAAACACCAAGCAATACAGAAGAGAGCCTTCAGAATCTATTAAAACAGCTCTATGCACTTCCAAGTAATCAACGTTATGCGGAATCGGATGGCTTAATTTTTGACCCTGCTAAGATTTCAAGTAGAACACCAAGTGGCGTAGCGATTCCTCATGGAAATCACTATCATTTCATCCCATATACAAAGCTTTCTGCCTTGGAAGAAAAGATTGCGCGAATGATTCCTTTATCTAGCGACAGTGGGAAACCAACACCTTTGGAAAATCCAAGCAAACCAGCAGAGCATCCAGCTCAATCGGATCATCATCATGACCAAGACGGTGACCATGGAAGTCAGGATACCAACCATGAAGATCATGACCATGATAGAGAGGAGCATGACCACCATCACGGTGAAGAACATGATCATGGTTTTGCAGCTGACCGTGTCATCAGTGAGGATGAGCAAGGGTTTGTAGTTTCTCATGGAGATCACGCTCATTATTTCTTTAAGAAAGACTTGACTGCAGCTCAAATCAAAACTGCCCAAGATCACTTGAAAGAAAATCATCAGTCTGAGCCGGTTCAACCACTTGCAAAGACTGTGGAAAGTTTCTCAAGAGATGCTAGTGATGAAGAAAAAATCAAGTATATCTCACAGACCTATGGAGTTCCGCTCGAAGCGATTCGTATTTCAAATGGATTCTTTGTCTTTGGAAATCCGGATCAAGCCTATGATCCAACCCATATCCATCCCTATGCTGTTCGAAAAGAACATGTTCGTATTCCTCTCCAAACTGGGAATCCAGAACTGGATTTCCTAAATGAACTTTATACGACTGCCCTACGTGATGGGGTGTCTCCTTATAGTTTACAGGTAGAAAGTGGTAGTTTTGTGATTCCTCACGGAGACCACAATCACTACATCAAGGTTCAAACTAAGGGCTATGAAGTAGCTTTGAAAAACAAGATTCCAGCCCTACAATCGACCTATCAACCTGGAGCATTTGATGAACAAACTGTTCTATCTAAAGTGGATCAACTTTTAGCAGATAGCAGAAGTCTCTACAAAGACCAGCCAATCATGCAGAGACGTGTTGAACTTGCTTTGGGGCAGTTCACCGAAAATATGAAAAAACTGGCAACAAACTCAACTGCTGGATATCTAGCAGCCTTGGATCTCTTTGATAAGCAATATATCCATGTGGATCAAAGTGTGGCACCAGTTGAAACTTCACCTTTAGATAAGAAGTACCAAGCCCTTGTAGATAAGATCAATACACTGGATACGGACACTTATGGCTTGTCTAAGAAAGATCTTTTGGTACATTTGCAGGAAGCAAAACTAGCACAAGATGAGACAGAGTTGGCTGCCATTGAAGCGAAACTTCAGGCCTTGCAAGATTTCCGTGATCGGACAGGGGTTACAACAGTAGAGTACATCAAGTATTTCTATGAACATGTATCTGATGGTCGTTTGAGAGAAGAACTTCGGAACCGTGTTGCCAAGTTGACATGGGAACTTTACCAGTCACAATCTTTCCTCAAAGCAACCGACTTGAACAAGCTATTCCCAACTATTTACCAAACTAAGCTAGAAGTAGAAGAAGCTCTCAAAGAAGAACCCGTTTCTACAAAAGCTGGTAAGACTATTCTAGATACGGAAAAAGTAGATAGTCAAACCGCTAAGACAGCCATCTATGAATTCCTAAAAGAACTCTACGGTGATTTTATGCCAGAAGAGCGGGTTAGCCATGTTAAGAAGGAAGAAGTGGATGCTCTCCTAACTAAAGTTGCCCAACTCCTAGCACGTGTTAAAGAGGATGGTGTCAAACAATCCCTAGCTGAAGAAGCTGCTAATATCAAAGCGGCTACTGAAAAGGAAAATGCAGACCTTGACGAAGCTAAAACACAACTTGAGGATCTTTTAAATCGTATTGCAGCGACTATCCAACGAGAGGAAAAAGAAGCAGAAAAAGATCCACAAACTGTGATCATCTACCAAAAACTCTATAATGTCTTGCTCTCTCTTCACAAGTACTTAGAGGATAACAAAGGATCCGATGCTGACTTTGAACGTGTTGATGCCCTATTTGATCAACTTGCAGCCAAAAGCAGTGATAAAGAAGGTCTCCTCACTCTAGCTAAAGAGATTATTAGATTGAACCAGGAACTCCGTTCAAAAGCAAGTGAAACTGATAGCCAATCTAAGTCTGAGAAAGACAGTGAAACAGTTGCTTCTCAACCAACAGAAAAGCAAGCGCAAAGTGAATCTGAGCTAAGTGCTCAATAA
- a CDS encoding pneumococcal-type histidine triad protein — translation MKINKKYLAGSAAALILSVCSYELGLYQARIVKENNRVSYVDGKQATQKTENLTPDEVSKKEGINAEQIVIKITDQGYVTSHGDHYHYYNGKVPYDAIISEELLMKDPNYQLKDEDIISEIKGGYVIKVDGKYYVYLKDAAHADNVRTKEEINRQKQEHSQHREGGTSANDGAVALARSQGRYTTDDGYIFNASDIIEDTGDAYIVPHGDHYHYIPKSELSASELAAAEAFLSGRGNLSSSRTYRRQNSDSSPRTNWVPSVSNQGTTNTNTSNNSNTDSQGSQSDDIDSLLKQLYKLPLSQRHVESDGLVFDPAQITSRTARGVAVPHGNHYHFIPYEQMSELEERIARIIPLRYSSNHWVPDSRPEEPSPQPTPEPSPSPQPAPNPQLAPSNPIDEKLVKQAIRKVADGYVFEENGTSRYIPAKELSAETGAAIDSKLAKQESLSHKLGARKTNLPSGDREFYNKAYDLLARIHQDLISNKGRQTDFNTLDKLLERLNDERSDKVKLVDDILAFLAPIRHPERLGKANAQIAYTDNEIQVAKLAGKYTTEDGYIFDPRDITSDEGEAYVTPHMTHSHWIKKDSLSEAERAAAQAYAKEKGLTSPSTDHQGSGNTEAKGAEAIYNRVKAAKKVPLDRMPYNLQHTVEVKNGSLIIPHYDHYHNIKFEWFDEGLYEAPKGYTLEDLFATVKYYVEHPNERPHSDSGWGNASDHVQRNQNGQAGNNQSEKPSVEKPSVEKPRTEKPEGEKPREEKPQSEKPESPKPTEEPEEESPEEPEETQVETEKVEAKLRETEDLLAKIQDPIIKSNAKETLTGLKNNLLFGAQDNNTIMAEAEKLLALLRESK, via the coding sequence ATGAAAATTAATAAAAAATATCTAGCTGGTTCTGCGGCAGCCTTGATTTTAAGTGTTTGTTCTTATGAGTTGGGATTGTATCAAGCTAGAATAGTCAAGGAAAATAATCGTGTGTCTTACGTTGATGGTAAACAAGCGACGCAAAAAACGGAGAATCTAACTCCTGATGAGGTTAGTAAAAAAGAAGGCATCAATGCCGAACAAATCGTCATCAAGATAACAGACCAAGGCTATGTCACTTCACATGGCGACCACTATCATTATTACAATGGCAAGGTTCCTTATGACGCTATCATCAGTGAAGAGTTGCTCATGAAGGATCCAAACTACCAGCTCAAGGACGAGGATATTATCAGTGAAATCAAGGGTGGTTATGTTATCAAGGTGGACGGAAAATACTATGTTTACCTTAAGGATGCAGCCCACGCAGATAATGTCCGTACGAAAGAAGAAATTAATCGACAAAAACAAGAGCATAGTCAGCATCGTGAAGGAGGAACCTCAGCAAACGATGGTGCGGTAGCCTTGGCACGTTCACAAGGACGCTACACCACAGATGATGGCTACATCTTTAATGCTTCTGATATCATTGAAGATACTGGTGATGCTTATATCGTTCCTCACGGCGACCATTACCATTATATTCCTAAGAGTGAGTTATCAGCCAGCGAATTGGCTGCTGCAGAAGCCTTCCTATCTGGTCGGGGCAATCTGTCAAGTTCAAGAACCTATCGCCGACAAAATAGTGATAGTAGCCCAAGAACTAACTGGGTTCCTTCTGTAAGCAATCAGGGAACTACAAATACTAACACAAGTAACAACAGCAATACTGACAGTCAAGGAAGTCAAAGTGATGACATTGATAGTCTTTTGAAACAGCTCTACAAACTGCCTTTGAGCCAACGACACGTAGAATCTGATGGTCTTGTTTTCGACCCAGCACAAATCACAAGTCGAACAGCCAGAGGTGTAGCTGTCCCTCATGGTAACCATTACCACTTTATCCCTTATGAACAAATGTCTGAATTGGAAGAACGAATCGCTCGTATTATTCCTCTTCGTTACAGTTCGAACCATTGGGTGCCAGATTCAAGACCAGAAGAACCAAGTCCACAACCGACTCCGGAACCCAGTCCGAGTCCACAACCTGCACCAAATCCTCAACTAGCTCCAAGCAATCCAATAGATGAGAAATTGGTCAAACAGGCGATTCGAAAAGTAGCCGATGGATATGTCTTTGAGGAGAATGGAACCTCACGTTATATTCCTGCTAAGGAACTTTCAGCAGAAACTGGTGCAGCCATTGATAGCAAACTAGCCAAGCAAGAAAGTTTGTCTCATAAGCTAGGAGCTAGGAAAACCAACCTCCCGTCTGGTGATCGAGAATTTTACAATAAGGCTTATGATTTACTAGCAAGAATTCATCAAGATTTGATTTCTAATAAAGGGCGCCAAACTGATTTTAACACTTTGGATAAACTGTTGGAACGTTTAAATGATGAAAGAAGTGATAAGGTTAAGTTGGTTGATGACATCCTTGCATTTTTAGCACCGATTCGTCATCCAGAACGTTTAGGAAAAGCGAATGCGCAAATAGCTTACACAGATAATGAGATTCAAGTAGCCAAGTTGGCAGGCAAGTATACAACAGAAGATGGCTATATCTTTGATCCTCGTGATATCACCAGTGATGAGGGGGAAGCCTATGTAACTCCACATATGACCCACAGTCATTGGATTAAGAAAGATAGTTTGTCTGAAGCCGAAAGAGCGGCAGCCCAGGCTTATGCTAAAGAGAAAGGTTTGACCTCTCCATCAACAGATCATCAGGGTTCAGGAAATACGGAGGCCAAAGGAGCAGAAGCTATCTACAATCGCGTGAAAGCGGCTAAGAAGGTGCCCCTTGATCGTATGCCTTACAATCTCCAACATACCGTGGAAGTTAAAAACGGTAGTTTAATCATTCCTCATTATGACCATTACCATAACATCAAATTTGAGTGGTTTGACGAAGGTCTTTATGAGGCACCTAAGGGGTATACTCTAGAGGATCTCTTTGCGACTGTGAAGTACTATGTTGAACATCCAAACGAACGTCCGCATTCAGATAGTGGATGGGGGAATGCAAGTGACCATGTTCAAAGAAACCAAAATGGTCAAGCTGGTAACAATCAATCGGAAAAACCATCAGTTGAAAAACCATCAGTTGAAAAACCTCGGACAGAAAAACCTGAGGGAGAAAAACCTCGCGAAGAGAAACCTCAGAGTGAGAAACCAGAGTCTCCTAAACCGACTGAGGAGCCAGAAGAAGAATCACCAGAGGAGCCAGAAGAAACTCAGGTTGAGACTGAAAAGGTTGAAGCGAAGTTGAGAGAGACTGAAGATTTACTTGCAAAAATTCAAGACCCCATTATCAAGTCCAATGCCAAAGAAACTCTCACGGGATTAAAGAATAACTTGCTATTTGGCGCCCAGGACAACAATACCATTATGGCAGAAGCTGAAAAACTATTGGCTTTGTTAAGGGAGAGTAAGTAG
- a CDS encoding metal ABC transporter solute-binding protein, Zn/Mn family: MKKRTILLLMASLLALVLGACSQKEKQEAKGMKIVTSFYPVYAMVKEVSGDLNDVRMIQSSSGIHSYEPSANDIAAIYDADVFVYHSHTLESWAGSLDPNLKKSKVKVLEASEGMTLERVPGLEDVEAGDGIDEKTLYDPHTWLDPEKAGEEAQIIADKLSELDSANKEAYQKNAKNFIAKAQGLTKKYQPIFEKASQKTFVTQHTAFSYLAKRFGLKQLGIAGISPEQEPSPRQLTEIQEFVKTYNVKTIFTESNASSKVAETLVKSTGVSLKTLNPLEADPENDKTYLENLEENMKVLAEELK, encoded by the coding sequence ATGAAAAAAAGAACGATCCTATTATTGATGGCCAGTTTATTGGCTCTTGTCTTAGGAGCATGTAGTCAAAAAGAAAAACAAGAAGCAAAAGGGATGAAGATTGTCACAAGTTTTTACCCAGTCTATGCCATGGTTAAAGAGGTATCTGGTGACTTGAATGATGTTCGAATGATTCAGTCAAGCAGTGGTATTCACTCATATGAACCGTCAGCAAATGATATTGCTGCTATCTATGATGCGGATGTCTTTGTCTACCACTCGCATACATTGGAATCTTGGGCGGGAAGTCTGGATCCCAACTTAAAAAAATCAAAAGTAAAAGTTTTAGAAGCATCTGAAGGAATGACCTTGGAGCGTGTTCCAGGTTTGGAAGATGTAGAAGCTGGTGACGGTATTGATGAAAAAACACTTTACGACCCGCACACTTGGTTAGATCCTGAAAAAGCAGGCGAAGAAGCGCAGATTATTGCGGATAAACTTTCGGAGCTTGATAGTGCCAATAAGGAAGCCTATCAAAAGAATGCCAAAAACTTTATCGCTAAAGCTCAAGGATTGACTAAGAAATACCAGCCTATTTTTGAAAAAGCAAGTCAAAAGACCTTTGTTACGCAACACACAGCCTTTTCTTACCTGGCTAAACGCTTTGGATTGAAACAACTTGGTATAGCAGGGATTTCCCCTGAACAAGAGCCGAGTCCCAGACAGTTGACAGAAATCCAAGAGTTCGTCAAAACCTATAATGTCAAGACCATTTTTACTGAGAGCAATGCTTCTTCTAAAGTTGCTGAAACCCTGGTCAAATCAACAGGAGTTAGTCTGAAAACACTGAATCCTTTGGAAGCAGACCCCGAAAATGACAAAACTTACTTAGAAAATCTAGAAGAAAATATGAAAGTTCTTGCAGAAGAATTAAAATGA